Genomic segment of Apium graveolens cultivar Ventura chromosome 7, ASM990537v1, whole genome shotgun sequence:
GCGTACAATATCTGGAAGCCCCTCTATAAACTCTACTACTTCTTTCTTGATCGGATCCTCTGTACAGATGTAAGAGTACAGTATTCCAATAGGGCCTGCGATTGACACTAATCCATTGCTCAAATACTCTTCCATTGTTGGCTGGTGTCCACCATAATACCAATGCGCCTCAACTAATTGATGCTTGAAGAATTCAATCCACTACAACACAGGAGTAACAATAACTTTAAATATGGCTGCAGCCTTACAATCTGCAAACGTAAATTGGTACTTCTTTAAGCAAATTATTTGATCATTTTTACAAGTAACAGGAGGGAAAGTATACCCATTTTCTTTGGTATGGTAAAACTTCAATGTTCTGCTCCTTGAGGATGTCGTAAGACGTTTCATGGACAAAGTTGTAAAATGACAGGAAGCAAATCTTCATATAATAAGGAAGTTCTTTCATTGCATCCACATCCCATCTACAAAGTCGCCATATGATCAGAATCATAATATTGACCTACCTGTTTTGTATCATAAGGTATGCAAATATGTAAAGAATATTAAGAAGCTCAAACCTCACCACGACATCTGTAAACAGTTCAAGTTCATCCAGCGTACCATATACATCATAAACATCGTCGCATACACCAATCAGCTCAATTATTTTAGTTAATTGTACTCGGCAGTATTGGTCTTGAGGCCTGCTTGAAATCCCTAAACTCCATATGTAAGAAGACACCAATCTATCTCTGGCAAAAGGGAGTTTCTCTCCCATCCCTAATCTACACCACCACCTACATATTAAAGCAAAAGAGCTCAGACCGCCATATATTATATAGAAGTAGAACTAGATATTCTGAAGTAAAAGAGTTGTCAAAAGATTTGTTGTGGCATGAAGTTAGAAAGGTTCCTAAGAGTAAAAAAACGAGAACAATAACAGAGTCAGAGCCTTTTCAAATCAAAAAGATCAGGGAACTAAAAACTTTATGTGAGCGTAAAACTCCTGTATGGTCTTAACCGCTTGGAAACCTCAACCTCGCAGCAACTCTATGGGGTCCCTGGAGTTAAATGAAGCTTTCAATCATATTCAGCCTTCGAGGACTGATAATTGATAAAGTACCAACTTTCCTTAAGACTACTACTATTTGTTTATCAGTGCAACTGTCATACATTCATCCCCTTCTTCTTCTACCCTTACCTCGTTGTTACAGATAAACTAATTTCATCTCAAAATTGTTCCAAATAGCACATTACGTCTGTTAATTAGTTTTTTCTAAATGCATGCAAGGGTCCAATTTGTTAAAACAACTTTAAGTCTCTAGCCTTTCTCATTAAATACAAGTTGTCACAAATATAGTATGTATAATGGTTTGAGCCACCTATTCAAGAACTGGAAACCTAAAACCAATTGCCGCTATTGGTAGGTATGGTATCCAACAGACATATCTTTTGTGACCAGACTTTAACCCACCTCCACCCTTGGTCGGTATGAGCTAATTTCCTACCAAGTAAATCCATTTTACACTGTTTTGTGGGTCGGTTTTGACATTTTCCTTGTAGTGCATTTTGGAACATGTTTATTGAAAACTGAAAAGTATCATAAATCTGTTTTCTTCTCTTTCTACGACTAATGTTATATAAACATTGATTGGTTTCAAATCTCAGTTTACTTGTATATACAAAAGTTTACTACCTCGACAAGTCCTTCAGCTCTTCTTGGTATAATCCTTGGCTAATATTGAAGTCCAGCTTTGCAAATTCTAAAACTGCTGGGATCATGTCACTACTTCGTTCATACAACTCTATATTCCACCTTGCATCAAATCTGGGGATCCTCCATTGTAGCGGAAGCTCCAAAGCATGTCTAACTTGAATCTGGAGATCCACATCAGCAATATTTTGAAGGCAATCTTTTAGTGATTTGCTTGTAAAGCAGAAAGCAGCCTCCATTAATTTATCTCCTTCAAAGGAGAAGTATGAGGCTTCATACAAACTCAACAGTCCCTTGATATCTGCACCGGGATTTATAAAGTTCCCATTTCCAATAAATCGCTTGAAACCGTCTGCACCCAAGATGGTATTTATTTAGTATGAATAGATCAAAGTTATGCATCACAAAGACCTCTTGTTGTTGGCATACCTTCTACCCTTGTTTACAAAGTGGTTGGGGGTTGTCAAATAAGCAGCTTATCTAAAACCTTAACGTAATTATCCTATAATATTCAACACTACTGGCACAATCCTACAGTTGAACAAATAATACAGACACGGACAGACAAGTtgattaattaaaaaaaatgcTGATCGGGAGACTGGAACTCTAAATTCCTTTTCAGACCAAGCTCTGAACTTATCTAAAACTTTAAATTATTTGATGAAGGCTTTAAACGGATTATATATTATTCAACAGCTTTCCCTTTCGACAAATAAGGTTTGTATTTGAACACATCTGTACATATTTAATCTATTCCATTTGCACACTAATTCAAATTACTTGTAATTTGTAATTAAGTATCATTTTGGTTACCATTTTAAGCTAATTAATTACTCACACATACTGAGAGTGGACGCAAGAGGGACAAGAGCTCAACCATTACACCGACCTTTGTTGGCTATCATTATAATTACCTGAGGATATGAAAATTCCATGTTGTCTAAGAAGTCTAAATTCAAGAGCTGTAGCATGCAAATCCTTTTTGTCGTCATCGATCTGACGTATATTCTTTAAGATACCGTTGATTTCTTCCTGAAAATGATGACCTAAGCCAAGTCTTTGCAAGCGATCAATCAGCTCAAGTTGATCTAGCGGCTCAACCACATTAATGAACATCGATCTCACTTCTTCTTTCAACTCAGAAGCTTGTGAATTGATAAGTTCGTCCTATTTAGAATTATAGATTTAATACCTTTAATTGATCAGTAAAATACACCATAATACTTGTGTTTAATAACTGAACATAGATAGAAAAAACAAAAACATACCGTGTAGTCAGTTTTTAAAGATTGCAAGAAATTGTTGTCCCACAGGCAGGGTTTATAATTTCCTGATCGCCTTACAATAGGCTCTGGTGAAACAGATCCTTCCGTTGTTCCGGTGACGGATTTGATAACTGACTTGCATGCTGTCAAAAATTTAGATTTGCATGGCCGGGTGAATCTTCTCAAGTTGCAATTGGTGACTATGGGAGAAATGGGAAATACAGCTGCCATAGTGAATAGGGATAAGAGACGCAAAATATGATTGTCTGTGTGAGAGGTTTTCATAATATTACTGCTGAATATATAGGTGAAATCAGACCTATTGCAGGTAGGTCATTTGGTTGAAACCGGGACTTTAAGGGCTTAATTAACACACGAGGTCCTAGGTTTGATTACTGCATGAATTTGAGTAGGGGTTTATGACGCACTATGGGATGTTGAAGTTGTGCTAGCGCTCTTCAGGATTACTGGAGGTGCGCCGAAACTCGCCAGACACCTTGTAATAAAAAAAGATATCTAGCATGACATTTGTAGAGTTAGGCAGCCGTGTCTTCAAGATTGGTGTACCAGATGTTTATAGTATCAATTCGACAAATTGGATTGGTAGGACAACAAAGTTTGCTTAATGTTATTATGGAAATATAAAAGCCGCACGAACTGAAGTCTTTTTTAGGTGTTGTATCAGATTAATCATTTTAACAACTGTGCTAAGTTTCCAAAAATTCCAAACTCGGCTGGTTAAAGTGATTTTTCAGCGCGAGATAAGTGGTCAGAAATATACTACTACACATTTTCCAGGTTTATGAACATGTATGTATTTGCAGACTATTAGGAGTGACCAGTGCCGAACTTTGCGAGGGCCCAACTTTGAAGTTCCTAAACCTTTTTTATAGAAAAAAATTACTACGTATTCATGTAAATTCGCTTTGTTGATCAGGCAACGTTTGTTATGGTTTGCTGATGTACATTTGCTTTGCTACATTATAATCATGGTATAACTGAGTTTGTTTAGTAACAGTGTAAACACTATGATTTCGTTAACATTTTTGAGTTTCCAATTTCTCAACCATGAAGCAAACGCCCCACACTATACAACCAATGGGATAATCTTTTACTTCCTCTACTGGATTAGCAGTTTAGCACTAGAGATGTAGGAGTATAGTCTTAACACAGGGCATGCCGATGACACAATTCCATTTCTCATGCTCTCTTCAAGATTTATCTACTATTAACTATGATATGATTAGGCCTCCACCAAGTAACGCTCGACAAATCAATCCACTACAACTTAACAATAAGTATGTCAAAGGCTGATCCTCCGTCGCAGTGGAAGCTCCAGAGCATGTTTAGCTTGCATCTACAGGTCCAAGTCTACAATATTTTCGAGGCATTTCTTATATCCTACAATTGAAATTGTATACACTGAATTTGTGCATAATTGTAGATGGATAGGAATAGGGATGTCAAAACAATCCGATCCGACGGATACCCGATTTGAAATCCGAAAATTCGGATATACCGAAtccgattttttggatttggatttggatttgatttTTAGACTCGAAATTTTTTGGATTTGAATTTAGTGTTTACCGATCcgatacccgatccgaaatcTGAAATCCGAAATCCGATCCAaacccgatccgaacccgaaatccgaaaaataacccgatatatatatatatatattattccaTATATACTAGTTGGAAATTTGTGTAATCTCCCAATTTAATCTATCtatctattactattatataaaagacgaaatattaaaagttttgGTACGGTACCTGTTTTTGGGTACACTGTGAATTTACTAAATTACCCTTATTTTACTTAAACGTTTTATTAGCCTTAGGAatcaaattataaaaaaaaaagaaataaatttttttttccaaCTATAACACGTTACCTTTTTTATTTCTCTCAATTAAAACAATTTCTCTAATTATCACGGACAcgtttatttaataaaatagaataataatattataatcaCTAATAACTAATAAACAACAAGcactaataactaataaattaccTTTTTCAGCTActtaattgtttattttatttaattattattttacttAAAGACTTTGTTAAGCAACTTGACTATATAACAATCCATAAATTCCCAACTTTTTTTCAAAAACTTAGCATCATTATCCTTATTACTcgacaacaacaacaatctcatctCATCGTTTAAAACAATGCAAAAATCCTTTGTTCTTAAAACAATGCAAAATTCAAAATCTAAAaaacgaaacattaaaagttttgATACGGTACCTGTTTTTTGGTTTTTGGTGCACGTGAAATTTACCGAATTACccttaatttatttaaaagttttTTTAGCCTAAATATCAAAGacaaatttatttaataaaatagaataataatattataaccactaataactaataaattatctttttcagctacttaattatttattttatttaattattgttttaCTTAAAGACTTTGCTAAGTTTCTTGAAGTCATAAATTCTTAACTCCTTCACAAAGAACTACTTAGGTCCCATTTGTTTGGCCATGAATACTTCTGAATCGCTTCCCTCCTGACCGAATCATATATTAAGTTCATTTGTTTGGCACCTTTTTGCATATGAATGATTTATATTTTTCTTAGCCATTCATGTAAAAAACTGTGGCAGAATGGTTCATGGGTGATGCTAGCTGCTAGCTTTCCTTTATTATCCCCTTCTTAtgtaaatttttatatttttattattaactATTATTTTGACATCATATTATGTATGATCCTACACTAATATTTAAATAAGttttttgatataaaataattttgttaaatgaatacaaattttataaataaataaaattcgtTGACTATAAAAATTGTCATTTATCAAAATTTTATCTATCATCCAACATGTTGATATATTTTGTTTGCAACTGATTagttatatttaataatttacaATTATTCTAAGTTTTagtattttaataatacatatttTCTCCACATCCAACATGCACAAATACCTAGATTCGTAGATTTTGTAAAATTTAAGACTTATCTTTTGGAAAAATTATTAGCAAAATTTTCATTCAgaattcataaaaaaattatatacCAGATAATTTTATTCATTCAATATTCAGAATTTTGATTCATTATCATTCAGAAATATTAATAACTCAGATATAAATGATTCAGATTTGTCAAATGACCCCTTAGTATCATCATCCGTATTTCTTGACAACAACAATCTCACCCCACCGTTATACAAAATCCGTGTGCTTTTAAAACAATACAAAAGTCAAAACCGTATGTATCTTTGACTAGTAGTTCTCGCATATATATTTTGTATGGGTCTACagttaaaaatatttattttatataatttttccTATTAATGTAAAGACAAATATACTTAAAGTACGGATTATCTTACAATTCAATTACATa
This window contains:
- the LOC141671137 gene encoding terpene synthase 10-like, giving the protein MKTSHTDNHILRLLSLFTMAAVFPISPIVTNCNLRRFTRPCKSKFLTACKSVIKSVTGTTEGSVSPEPIVRRSGNYKPCLWDNNFLQSLKTDYTDELINSQASELKEEVRSMFINVVEPLDQLELIDRLQRLGLGHHFQEEINGILKNIRQIDDDKKDLHATALEFRLLRQHGIFISSDGFKRFIGNGNFINPGADIKGLLSLYEASYFSFEGDKLMEAAFCFTSKSLKDCLQNIADVDLQIQVRHALELPLQWRIPRFDARWNIELYERSSDMIPAVLEFAKLDFNISQGLYQEELKDLSRWWCRLGMGEKLPFARDRLVSSYIWSLGISSRPQDQYCRVQLTKIIELIGVCDDVYDVYGTLDELELFTDVVVRWDVDAMKELPYYMKICFLSFYNFVHETSYDILKEQNIEVLPYQRKWWIEFFKHQLVEAHWYYGGHQPTMEEYLSNGLVSIAGPIGILYSYICTEDPIKKEVVEFIEGLPDIVRLACEIFRLADDYGTSSAELERGDVPSSIQCYMSDTGVSEEVAREHMMDMMRKKWAQVNKCRFSGDHIPLSWHFVDIMLNIVRAAHCLYNAGDDGFGVEDGLTKDTLFSLIVEPIPIRETKACTA